From the bacterium genome, one window contains:
- a CDS encoding phosphotransferase family protein, with product MPTMWQRDLETDRANLTAWLRRRLPDAGDLRVSDLVAPQSSGFSNDTLLFDLEYTSDGRARREPLVVRIEPTGFQVFPEYDLGLQFRTMQRLRATAIPVPPTRWIETEDRRVLGGAFYVMDQVSGRVPPDNPPYHAAGWLTDATPEERAAVWWSGIETLAAIHRLDWRALGFADLARPRLGATPLDWQLAYYERYEAWASRGLPQPTIEAARAWLRAHQPSDEPTVLCWGDARIGNIIFAGTRPAAVLDWEMVALGSPEMDLAWSIFLDRHHSEGIGVARLDGFPSHEESVARYEQLTGHRVRHLRYYQVLAGYRFAVIMCRIAQQMVTYGAMDEAGGRAFELDNTVTRLLARILDLPEPSAA from the coding sequence AAACCGATCGGGCGAACCTCACCGCCTGGCTGCGGCGGCGACTGCCGGACGCCGGCGATCTGCGGGTCAGCGACCTGGTGGCGCCGCAGTCGTCGGGCTTCTCCAACGACACCCTGCTCTTCGATCTCGAGTACACCAGCGACGGCCGGGCGAGGCGCGAGCCGCTGGTGGTGCGCATCGAGCCCACCGGTTTCCAGGTGTTCCCCGAGTACGATCTCGGCCTGCAGTTCCGCACCATGCAGCGGTTGCGCGCGACCGCGATCCCGGTGCCGCCGACGCGCTGGATCGAGACCGAGGACCGGCGCGTGCTGGGCGGCGCCTTCTACGTGATGGATCAGGTGAGCGGCCGGGTGCCGCCCGACAACCCGCCGTACCATGCCGCCGGCTGGCTGACCGACGCGACGCCCGAGGAGCGGGCGGCGGTCTGGTGGTCCGGCATCGAGACGCTGGCCGCGATCCATCGGCTCGACTGGCGCGCCCTCGGCTTCGCCGACCTCGCCCGGCCGCGGCTCGGCGCGACGCCGCTCGACTGGCAACTCGCCTACTACGAACGCTACGAAGCGTGGGCCTCGCGCGGGCTGCCGCAGCCGACGATCGAGGCGGCGCGCGCCTGGTTGCGCGCCCATCAACCGAGCGACGAACCGACGGTGCTGTGCTGGGGCGACGCGCGCATCGGCAACATCATCTTCGCCGGCACCCGTCCGGCGGCGGTGCTCGACTGGGAGATGGTCGCGCTCGGCAGCCCGGAGATGGATCTCGCCTGGTCGATCTTCCTCGACCGCCATCACAGCGAGGGCATCGGCGTGGCCCGCCTGGACGGGTTCCCCAGCCACGAGGAATCGGTGGCGCGCTACGAGCAGCTCACCGGCCACCGCGTCCGCCACCTGCGCTACTACCAGGTGCTCGCCGGCTACCGCTTCGCCGTCATCATGTGCCGCATCGCGCAGCAGATGGTGACCTATGGCGCCATGGACGAGGCAGGCGGCCGCGCCTTCGAGCTCGACAACACCGTCACCCGCCTGCTGGCCAGGATCCTGGACCTGCCCGAGCCCAGCGCGGCGTAG
- a CDS encoding NAAT family transporter, which translates to MLTVPELGFGLSFFVTLFSVLNPPHAVPLYLAMVPSPTPDTTRRVARTAALTVLIALFTTLAVGDDLLHFFGITVPAFQVGGGLLIMLMALSMLQGQTSPAKSTPAETQEVAQWREIAVVPLGMPILAGAGSMSTVIVFEHDASNWAQWSMLALGIVLNVVLCWLFLRYSAALIRALGQTGVNVIGRLMGMLLVAMSIQFISDGIHGLFPAAP; encoded by the coding sequence ATGTTGACCGTGCCGGAGCTCGGGTTCGGGCTGAGCTTCTTCGTCACCCTGTTCTCCGTCCTCAACCCGCCGCACGCGGTGCCGCTGTACCTGGCGATGGTGCCGTCGCCGACGCCGGACACCACCCGCCGCGTGGCGCGGACGGCGGCGCTGACCGTGCTCATCGCCCTCTTCACCACCCTGGCGGTGGGCGACGACCTGCTCCACTTCTTCGGCATCACGGTGCCGGCGTTCCAGGTCGGCGGCGGGCTGCTGATCATGCTCATGGCGCTGTCGATGCTGCAGGGGCAGACGAGCCCGGCGAAGTCGACGCCGGCCGAGACGCAGGAGGTGGCGCAGTGGCGCGAGATCGCGGTGGTGCCGCTGGGCATGCCGATCCTCGCCGGCGCCGGCTCGATGAGCACCGTCATCGTCTTCGAGCACGACGCCAGCAACTGGGCGCAGTGGTCGATGCTGGCGCTCGGCATCGTGCTCAACGTCGTCCTCTGCTGGCTGTTCCTCCGCTACTCGGCGGCGCTGATCCGGGCGCTCGGGCAGACCGGCGTGAACGTCATCGGCCGGCTGATGGGCATGCTGCTGGTGGCGATGTCGATCCAGTTCATCTCCGACGGCATCCACGGCCTGTTCCCGGCGGCGCCATGA
- a CDS encoding nuclear transport factor 2 family protein, which yields MGMRSGKALRLAKPATKKAAARKVAAKKVARATPKAAAKAKVVTRTVTVDRNAALRALARRIVDLTVANQDEASLALYAENVESREASNPPMIGIDAIREKLKAWRGMVSDAAFVPRSVTADGKTIVIEWEGRVTLAASGRVAELNEVAVHEVENGKIVRERFYYDPAVLQP from the coding sequence ATGGGGATGCGCAGCGGCAAAGCGCTGAGACTCGCGAAGCCGGCGACCAAGAAGGCGGCGGCCAGGAAGGTGGCGGCGAAGAAGGTCGCCAGGGCCACGCCCAAGGCGGCGGCGAAGGCGAAGGTGGTCACCCGGACCGTGACGGTGGACCGGAACGCCGCGCTGCGCGCCCTGGCGCGACGCATCGTCGACCTGACGGTCGCCAACCAGGACGAGGCCTCTTTGGCGCTCTATGCCGAGAACGTCGAATCGCGCGAGGCGTCGAATCCGCCGATGATCGGCATCGATGCGATCCGCGAGAAGCTCAAGGCCTGGCGCGGCATGGTCAGCGACGCCGCCTTCGTTCCGCGCTCGGTGACCGCCGACGGCAAGACGATCGTCATCGAATGGGAAGGGCGGGTGACCCTGGCGGCCAGCGGCCGGGTGGCGGAGCTGAATGAAGTCGCGGTGCACGAGGTCGAGAACGGCAAGATCGTGCGCGAGCGGTTCTATTACGACCCCGCGGTGCTGCAGCCGTAA
- a CDS encoding glycerol-3-phosphate dehydrogenase/oxidase produces MKRERMVGLLGGAPWDVIVIGGGATGLGIAVDAQTRGYRTLLLEQHDFAKGTSSRSTKLVHGGVRYLKQGNVSLVLEALRERGLLCRNAPHLVHDLAFVVPRYKWWEGPFYGVGLKLYDVLAGKLRIAKSRRLNRKQTIERIPNVETRNLIGGAMYHDAQFDDARLAFTLAQTAADHGAVLINYMPVIGLLKSGGAVSGVRARDAESGTTHELHGRVVINATGVFTDAVRRFDGDEVEPMLALSQGVHLVLDRSFQPSDTAIMVPQTDDGRVLFVIPWHGRCLIGTTDTPVPRAELEPRPLAEEIAFILRNAARYLRHRPARKDVLSVFAGLRPLVQPTNGAVATKAMSREHVVVISPSGLVTIVGGKWTTYRKMAEDTVNDAVAVAGLPERPCVTEQLRLHGCMERSDPALPEPGHLRMYGADIGEVQHFLDEDPARRERLHPRLPYLCGQVQWAVRHEMARTLEDVLARRTRCLLLDARASIAAAPRAAALAAAELGRPPAWAEAQVREYTALAQGYLPPE; encoded by the coding sequence ATGAAGCGCGAGCGCATGGTCGGGCTGCTCGGCGGCGCCCCCTGGGACGTGATCGTCATCGGCGGCGGCGCCACCGGGCTCGGGATCGCGGTGGACGCGCAGACCCGCGGCTACCGCACCCTGCTGCTCGAGCAGCACGACTTCGCCAAGGGCACCTCGAGCCGCAGCACCAAGCTGGTGCACGGCGGCGTCCGCTACCTCAAGCAGGGCAACGTGTCGCTGGTCCTGGAGGCCCTGCGCGAGCGCGGCCTCCTCTGTCGCAACGCCCCGCACCTGGTGCACGACCTCGCCTTCGTGGTGCCGCGCTACAAGTGGTGGGAGGGGCCCTTCTACGGCGTCGGCCTGAAGCTGTACGACGTGCTCGCCGGCAAGCTGCGCATCGCCAAGTCGCGCCGACTGAACCGCAAGCAGACGATCGAGCGCATCCCCAACGTCGAGACGCGCAACCTGATCGGCGGCGCCATGTACCACGACGCGCAGTTCGACGATGCGCGGCTCGCCTTCACCCTGGCGCAGACCGCCGCCGACCACGGCGCGGTGCTGATCAATTACATGCCGGTGATCGGCCTGCTGAAGTCCGGCGGCGCGGTGTCGGGCGTGCGCGCGCGCGACGCGGAGAGCGGCACCACCCACGAGCTGCACGGCCGGGTGGTGATCAACGCCACCGGCGTGTTCACCGACGCCGTCCGCCGCTTCGACGGGGACGAGGTCGAGCCGATGCTGGCGCTGAGCCAGGGCGTGCACCTGGTGCTCGACCGCAGCTTCCAGCCCAGCGACACCGCGATCATGGTGCCGCAGACCGACGATGGGCGCGTCCTCTTCGTCATCCCGTGGCACGGGCGCTGCCTGATCGGCACCACCGACACGCCGGTGCCGCGCGCCGAGCTCGAGCCGCGGCCGCTCGCGGAGGAGATCGCGTTCATCCTCCGCAACGCCGCCCGCTACCTGCGCCATCGCCCGGCGCGCAAGGACGTGCTGAGCGTCTTCGCCGGCCTGCGCCCGCTGGTGCAGCCGACCAACGGCGCGGTCGCGACCAAGGCGATGTCGCGCGAGCACGTGGTCGTGATCTCGCCCTCCGGGCTGGTGACGATCGTCGGCGGCAAGTGGACGACCTATCGCAAGATGGCCGAGGACACGGTGAACGACGCCGTCGCCGTCGCCGGCCTGCCGGAGCGCCCGTGCGTCACCGAGCAGTTGCGCCTGCACGGCTGCATGGAGCGCAGCGATCCCGCGCTGCCCGAGCCGGGTCACCTGCGCATGTACGGCGCCGACATCGGCGAGGTGCAGCACTTCCTCGACGAGGATCCGGCGCGACGCGAGCGCCTGCACCCGCGCCTGCCGTACCTCTGCGGCCAGGTGCAATGGGCCGTGCGCCACGAGATGGCGCGGACGCTCGAGGACGTGCTGGCGCGCCGCACCCGCTGCCTGCTGCTCGACGCCCGCGCCTCGATCGCGGCGGCGCCGCGCGCCGCCGCGCTGGCGGCCGCGGAGCTCGGCCGCCCGCCCGCCTGGGCCGAGGCCCAGGTCCGCGAGTACACCGCCCTCGCCCAGGGCTACCTGCCGCCGGAGTGA